CTGCTGGGTGCCGATGGCTTCAAGCGCAATCATGGAAAGGTCCGCATCAAACCGCGCCATCTTGGCTGCGGGCGGCACCGCCATCGCGCTCAAGCGGCGGCTAGCGGACATTCAATTATCCGGCATGCACACAGATACAGGCGCACAGCGGCGGGCATTGCCACGCCAGCTGCGGCCGTCGGCTGCCGGCAGGAAACAAGATAATGCCCAACAAGATGCTGATAGACGCCTCCCACCCGGAGGAAACACGCGTTGTCGTCGTTCGCGGTAACCGCATCGAAGAATTCGACTTTGAATCCCAGGACAAGAAGCAGCTCAAAGGAAACATCTACCTCGCCCGCGTAACCCGCGTCGAACCTTCCCTCCAGGCAGCCTTTGTCGAGTATGGCGGCAACCGTCACGGTTTTCTCGCCTTCAGTGAAATCCATCCCGACTATTATCAGATCCCGGTCGCCGACCGTCAGGCTCTGCTGCGCGCCGAAGCGCAGGAGGCCGAGGACGAAGACGACGAGGAAGCGGAGAACGGCGAAGAGCAGCAGGCGCGCGATCGCGGCGGCCGGCGCAACCGCAGGCGCGGCGGCAAGAACCGTGACCGCGGCGAGCACAGACACGCTTCCTCGGAAAACGAGGAAAGCCCGGCTGAGCCCGCAGCCCTCGAAGAGCCCGCGGCAGAGGCTGCCGGGAGCGAGGAAGCCGGCGGCGTGACCGCCGATGCCTCGCCAGAAGACGCATCGGACGTATCGGATGCATCCATCGTCGCCGAAGCCGTCGAAGTCGAAACCGACCAGGAAACGGCTGAAGAGTCCGCCGCCGAGACCGGCGGCGGCGAAGCAGCGGACAACGAGGACGGCAAGCCGTCCGAAGGTGGCCCCACCTCGATTGCAGCGAGCGTCGAAGCCGACGTGATTTCCGAGGCGGTGCCACAGGCGGATCAGCCCGAGCAGAGCGGCGAAGCCGCCAGCGACAATGATCGCGGCATGCTGGAGGACGTCTCGGCCTCGCATTCGGACGAGCACGAGGTCGAATCGGTCGGCGCCGAGGACGCGCTCGAGGAAATCCGCAGCCGCCGCAAGCCGGTCCGCCGCCAGTACAAGATTCAGGAAGTCATCAAGCGCCGCCAGATCCTTCTGGTGCAGGTGGTCAAGGAAGAGCGCGGCAACAAGGGCGCCGCGCTCACCACCTATCTTTCGCTTGCCGGCCGCTATTCGGTGCTGATGCCGAACACAGCGCGCGGCGGCGGCATCTCGCGCAAGATCACCAACGCCCAGGACCGCAAGCGGCTGAAGGAGGTCGTGACCGACCTCGACGTGCCGCAGGGCATGGGTGTCATCCTGCGCACCGCCGGCGAAAGCCGCACCAAGGCCGAGATCAAGCGCGACTACGAGTATCTGATGCGGCTGTGGGAGAACGTCCGCAGCCTCACCCTGCAATCCACGGCCCCTGCCCTGGTCTACGAGGAAGGCAGCCTGATCAAGCGCTCGGTGCGCGACCTCTACAACAAGGATATCGACGAGATCCTGGTTTCCGGCGAGGACGGTTATCGCGAGGCCAAGGACTTCATGCGCATGCTGATGCCGAGCCACGCCAAGGTGGTTCAGCCCTATCGCGACACGACGCCGATCTTCGTGCGCAACGGCATCGAGGCGCAGCTCGACCGCATGCTGCAGCCACAGGTGACGCTGAAAAGCGGCGGCTACATCATCATCAACCAGACCGAGGCGCTGGTCTCGATCGACGTCAACTCCGGCCGCTCCACCAAGGAGCATTCGATCGAGGAGACCGCGCTCCACACCAATCTAGAGGCGGCCGAGGAAGTCGCGCGGCAGCTCAGACTGCGCGACCTTGCCGGCCTCATCGTCATCGACTTCATCGACATGGAGGAGAACCGCAACAACCGCGCTGTCGAGAAGCGGCTGAAGGATCACCTCAAGAACGACCGCGCCCGCATCCAGGTCGGCCGCATCTCGCATTTCGGCCTGATGGAAATGTCGCGTCAGCGCATCCGCGCCAGCGTGCTGGAATCGACCATGAAGCCCTGCCCGCATTGCGGCGGCACCGGCCATGTGCGTTCCGATTCCTCCGTGGCGCTGATGGTGGTGCGGGCGATCGAGGAATTCCTGCTCAAGGATTCGCGCAGCCACATCATCGTGCGCACGCCGGCCGCGACGGCGCTTTACGTGCTGAACCACAAGCGCGCCAACCTTGTGGAGCTCGAAGCCCGTTTCGGCCTGACGATCACGATCGAGGCTGACGAGACTCTCGGCACCCAGCATTACGCGATCTTCCGCGGCGCCATAGCCGAGAAGCCGGAAGGTTTTGTCGAGGTGCGCAGCCTGCCGGCCTATGTCGAGCCGGACGAGCCCGAGGACGAGATCATCATCGAGGAGGAAGAAGAGGCCGCGGTGCAGGCCGAACAGCCGCGCCAGCCGCAGCAGCAGGGCCAGCACCAGCAGCGGTCCGAGGACGGCGAAGGCCGCGACCGCAAGCGTCGCAAGCGCCGGCGGCGGCGTGGCGGCAGGGACCGCGACCGCGAGCACAATGGGGATGTCGCGGCGGCGCCGGCGGAAGCTGGCGAAACCAGCGACGATGCCGCGGATGCGCCGGAAGAAGCAGCCCAGGAGGCGACCGATGGCGGCGAAGCCGAGGCAACCGCTACCGATGATGCTTCCGGCAAGAAGCGCCGGCGCGGCAAGCGCGGCGGCAAGCGCAACCGCCGCGACGACGAGGCTTCAGAGGCCCCCGCTGGCGACGGCGAGGACGAAGCAGCGGAAGATGAGGACGCCGCAGGCGAGCCGGCCGTGGCAGCCGCGCCTGAGCAGCCTGCTGCCCCCGCGGCCGCCAATGACGACGCCGAGGCGGTCGAAAAGCCGAAGAAGCCCCGCCGTTCGCGCGCCAAGAAGGCCGCCGAGGAAGCCGTGGCAGAGACGGTGTCCGAATCTGTGGCGGAAGCCCAGGTCGCGCCCGTGGCGGTCGAGCCGGAGCCGGCGGCTGCCGCGGCGGCCGAGGCCGAGCCCGCCGCCAATGCCCACCCGACGCGGCGCAAGCCGCAGTCGATCGATGCGCCGGTTGTTCCCGTCGTCTCCTCGAACGTGTCCGAAGAGGCCAAGGCCGAGGACAAACCGAAGCGCGCAGGCTGGTGGCAGCGCAAGGGTTTCTTCTAAGCTTTTCAAATTGTTGGACTGATTTCTTTGCAAAGATCCCGCGCCACCTGGCGCGGGATTTTTTGTTTGCCGAAGCGCAAGGCAAATCGACATTCAGATCAGGCCGAGTCGAAAATGGTTGGTTCCGAGAACCGGAGTGAGCACCGGAAGCGCAGGAAACCGCCATTTGCAGGCCGGCCTCACCTGAATATCGACTTGCCTATGGCGCGAAGATCGACCAGTTCATCATCCGTGCGAGCTTCTCCAGGGCGATGGAGCCGAGCTTGGAGTTGCCGTTCTCGTTGAGGCCGGGCGACCAAACAGCCAGCGAAGCCACGCCGGGCACGATGCCCAAAATGCCGCCGCCGACACCGCTTTTGCCGGGGATGCCGACGTGGAAGGCAAAATCGCCGGAGCCGTCATAGTGGCCGCAGGTCAGCATCAGCGCGCCGATACGGCGTGCCCGCTCGGCCGACACGACCGAATGCCCGGTCGCCGGATTCCTTCCGCTATTGGCGAGGAACCGGCCCGCCATGGCAAGCTGCCGGCAACTCATGGCGATGGCGCAGTGATGGAAATAGACGCCCAGTGCCAGCTCCGGCTCATGATGAAGATTGCCGAAGGATTTCATGTAGTTGGCCAAGGCGAAGTTGCGGTAGCCGGTCGCCCGCTCGGACGCCGCCACTTCGCGGTCGATGATGATCGTCTCGTCATCGGCGAGGAACTGGATGAAGCGCAGGATCTCGCCGATCGCCTCGCGCGGCTGATGCCCGGCGAGCAGCACGTCGGAGACGACTATGGCGCCGGCATTGATGAACGGATTGCGCGGGATGCCGTTCTCATGTTCGAGCTGGACGATCGAGTTGAACGGATTGCCGGACGGCTCGCGGCCGACGCGCTGCCAGAGCGCATCGCCGACCTTTCCCAGCGCCAGCGTGAGGGTGAAGACCTTCGAGACGCTTTGGATGGAAAAGGGCTGATCGGCATCGCCGGCAAGGATGACGCGGCCATCATTGGTCACGGCGGCGATGCCGAACCTCTTCGGATCGACCTTGCCGAGCTGCGGGATATAGGTCGCTACCTTGCCGCGATCGGTGCGTTCAGCCATTTCGGCGGCGACTTCCGCCAATGCTTGCTCGAGTTCCGGCATGGCTTCTATTTCAGCCAGTGTTCGATGCGCGCCAGCGCCTCGACCATGTCTTCATGGCTGCCGGCATAGGAAAAGCGCATGGTGCGATGCCCCTGTTGCGGATCGAAATCGCGGCCTGGCGTCGCCGCGACATGCGCCTCGGCCAGCATTTTTCGCGCAAAGGCCATGCTGTCATTGGTGTGGCGGGTGACATCGCAGAAGGCATAGAAGGCGCCGTCCATGGGTGCTGCCAACGCAAAGCCGAGCTCGGGCAGACGCTTCATCAGAAGGTCGCGATTCCAGGCATAGCGCGCCTTCACCTTTTCGAGCTCCTCCGTGGCCTTGAAGGCCTCGATCGCGGCGATCTGCGACAATTCCGGCGGCGAGATATAGAGGCTCTGGGCGATACGCTCGACCGGCCGCACCAGTTCCTCGGGCAGCACCATCCAGCCGATGCGCCAGCCGGTCATGCAATAGTATTTCGAGAAGGAATTGATCACGGTCACGCCGGCGCCATGCGCCAGCGCGGTCACATCGGGCGCCGCATAGGCCAGCCGGTGGTAGATTTCATCGGATATGACGGCGATGCCGAGTTCCTCCGCCGTCTTCACCAGGGCCGCAAGTTCGTCCGCCGGGATCACCGCTCCAGTCGGATTGGCGGGGCTGGCAAACAGCACACCCTTCAGCGGCTTATCGCGATGCGCGCTCTTCAGGTGATCGGCATGCAGATAGGCATCCGTGCCGAGCTCGATCTCGACGATCTCGATGCCGAGCGCGGCCATGATGTTTCGGTAGGCAGGATAGCCTGGCGCGGCGATGGCGACGCGGTCGCCCGGATCGAACATGGCCAGGAAAGCGAGGTTGAAGGCGGCCGACGACCCCGTGGTGACGGCAATGCGCGACGGCGCGACATCGATCCCGTAATGCTCGCCATAGTGCTCGGCGATCGCCTTGCGCAGATCGGCCAGGCCCAAGGCATCGGTGTAGCCGATGCGGCCGTGCCTGAGGGCCGCGGCCGCCGCTTCGCGGACGCCGGCCGGCGCGGGATCCGACGGCTGGCCGACGGCCATCGACACCACAGGCACGCCGGTGGCCTTCAGCCGGTTGGCTTCGGCCAGGATGTCCATGGCGTGGAAGGGCTCGACTTCCCCCCGGCGCGAAAGCGAAACGACCATTTGACCTCTTCCAACTGCCCTATTTCGGTGAATTCCGGACGCAAGCAGCGCAGACTTGTCCTTGAACTGCCCTAGTTAAAGGAACAGCGCCGCACAAATGCCCGATTGATGTGGGGATCACAAGCGCGCAGGAAGTTGCCGGCGCCGACTTTTCATCTTTCGCCCGCTCGTCTACCAGTGGACCTATGTTGAGCCGACTCCGACCATCGATTGGCAGATCGACCTCCCTCAGCCGAACCGCGCGCGGCTTCGCGACGCTTATGCTTGCCGCCGCCGTTGCCGTGTCCGGCTCGGTCAGCGCCTTCGCGCAGGGCGTGCCGGTGGTGCGCGACGCCGAGATCGAGGCGCTGGTGCGCGATTATGCCCGGCCGATCTTCAAGGCCGCCGGGCTTGCCAATGACGGCATCGACATCGTTCTGGTCAACGATCCGAGTTTCAACGCCTTCGTCACCGGGCGGCGCCTGTTCGTCAACACCGGCGCGCTGGTGACCGCCGAAACGCCGAACGAGATCATCGGCGTCATCGCGCACGAGGCCGGCCATATCGCGGGCGGACATCAGCAGAAATTGCGCGACCAGCTCGACCGCGCCAAGACAATGGCCATCATCGCCACGCTGCTCGGCGCCGGCGCCATGGTGGCCGGCGCCACCACCAACAGCAAGGGCCTGGCGGGCGCCGGCATGGGCGTCGCCGCCGGCGGCGGCGAGATGGCGCAGCGCTCGATCCTTGCCTATCAGCGTACCGAAGAGATCACCGCCGACCGCTCGGCGATCACCTATCTCAACGCCACCGGCCAGTCAGGCATGGGCATGCTGAAGACCTTCGGCCGCTTCCAGAGCGCGCTGTCGCTCGCCGGCACCCAGGTGGATCCCTACCGGATCAGCCATCCGATGCCGCAGGAGCGCATCTCCAACCTTGAAGTGCTGGTCAAGCAGAGCCCCTTCGTCAATGTTGTCGACCCGCCGGCGCTGCAGCAGCGGCACGACATGATGCGCATCAAGATCGCCGCCTATATGCAGGGCCAGGCGGCTGTCGCGCGGCTGATGCGCAAGAATCCGACCAGCCTCGCCTCGCGCTATGGCGACGCGCAGCAGACCTATCTTTACGGCAATCCAGGCGCCGCGCTGACCAAGACGGCGGCGCTGATCAAGGAACAGCCGAAGAACCCCTATTTCCAGGAGCTGCGCGGCGATATCCTGATGAAGGCCAACAAGCCGAAGGACGCGGCGGACGCCTATGCCAAGGCGGTGAGCCTCGATCCCGCGCATTCCGGACTGCTGCTGGTCTCGCTCGGCCAGGCGCTGATGGCGGTGGGCACGCCCGATTCGCTGAAAAAGGCCGTGGTCCAGCTCAACAACGGCGTCGGGCGGGACAAGGAGAATGCCGAAGCCTATCGCTTCCTGGCGCAGGCCTATGGAGAACAGGGCGACATTCCGGCCGCCGATCTTGCCACCGCAGAGGGCCATTACTATGCGGGCGACTACAAGAATGCGAAGATCTTCGCCATGCGCGCTCAACAGAAATTGAAGCGCGGCGAACCCCGCTGGGTGCGCGCTCAGGATATTATAAACTACACACCGTCTAACAAACTCAAATGAACCTCCCGGACGTCGGCGACGACGAAGGCGGACCGGAACAGGAAAAAGGACGACGATAATGAACAAGGCAATCCTGCTTGGCAGTGCCGGCGGCCTGGCGGTGGCGCTCGGCATGCTGGCCTTCGGTTTCGTGGCGGGAAATCCGCAGGCCGCGAAGGCCGATACCGTGCAGGTCGCCCAGGTCACGTCCTCCGCCGACACCCAGGCGGCCGCCGATACCAAGATCGATCGCAAGGAGGTCGAGGGCATCATCCGCGACTACCTCTTGAAGAACCCGGAAGTGCTGCTCGAGGTGCAGGACGCGCTCGAGGCCAAGCAGAAGGAAGAGCAGCGGCTTGCGGCACTCGGCGTCATCAAGAATTCCAAGGACGAGATCTTCAACTCGACGTTCGACGGCGTCGTCGGCAACCCCAAGGGCAAGGTCACGATCGTCGAGTTCTACGAC
This region of Mesorhizobium sp. M2A.F.Ca.ET.046.03.2.1 genomic DNA includes:
- a CDS encoding glutaminase; amino-acid sequence: MPELEQALAEVAAEMAERTDRGKVATYIPQLGKVDPKRFGIAAVTNDGRVILAGDADQPFSIQSVSKVFTLTLALGKVGDALWQRVGREPSGNPFNSIVQLEHENGIPRNPFINAGAIVVSDVLLAGHQPREAIGEILRFIQFLADDETIIIDREVAASERATGYRNFALANYMKSFGNLHHEPELALGVYFHHCAIAMSCRQLAMAGRFLANSGRNPATGHSVVSAERARRIGALMLTCGHYDGSGDFAFHVGIPGKSGVGGGILGIVPGVASLAVWSPGLNENGNSKLGSIALEKLARMMNWSIFAP
- a CDS encoding M48 family metalloprotease, yielding MLSRLRPSIGRSTSLSRTARGFATLMLAAAVAVSGSVSAFAQGVPVVRDAEIEALVRDYARPIFKAAGLANDGIDIVLVNDPSFNAFVTGRRLFVNTGALVTAETPNEIIGVIAHEAGHIAGGHQQKLRDQLDRAKTMAIIATLLGAGAMVAGATTNSKGLAGAGMGVAAGGGEMAQRSILAYQRTEEITADRSAITYLNATGQSGMGMLKTFGRFQSALSLAGTQVDPYRISHPMPQERISNLEVLVKQSPFVNVVDPPALQQRHDMMRIKIAAYMQGQAAVARLMRKNPTSLASRYGDAQQTYLYGNPGAALTKTAALIKEQPKNPYFQELRGDILMKANKPKDAADAYAKAVSLDPAHSGLLLVSLGQALMAVGTPDSLKKAVVQLNNGVGRDKENAEAYRFLAQAYGEQGDIPAADLATAEGHYYAGDYKNAKIFAMRAQQKLKRGEPRWVRAQDIINYTPSNKLK
- a CDS encoding aminotransferase class I/II-fold pyridoxal phosphate-dependent enzyme, yielding MVVSLSRRGEVEPFHAMDILAEANRLKATGVPVVSMAVGQPSDPAPAGVREAAAAALRHGRIGYTDALGLADLRKAIAEHYGEHYGIDVAPSRIAVTTGSSAAFNLAFLAMFDPGDRVAIAAPGYPAYRNIMAALGIEIVEIELGTDAYLHADHLKSAHRDKPLKGVLFASPANPTGAVIPADELAALVKTAEELGIAVISDEIYHRLAYAAPDVTALAHGAGVTVINSFSKYYCMTGWRIGWMVLPEELVRPVERIAQSLYISPPELSQIAAIEAFKATEELEKVKARYAWNRDLLMKRLPELGFALAAPMDGAFYAFCDVTRHTNDSMAFARKMLAEAHVAATPGRDFDPQQGHRTMRFSYAGSHEDMVEALARIEHWLK
- a CDS encoding ribonuclease E/G — encoded protein: MPNKMLIDASHPEETRVVVVRGNRIEEFDFESQDKKQLKGNIYLARVTRVEPSLQAAFVEYGGNRHGFLAFSEIHPDYYQIPVADRQALLRAEAQEAEDEDDEEAENGEEQQARDRGGRRNRRRGGKNRDRGEHRHASSENEESPAEPAALEEPAAEAAGSEEAGGVTADASPEDASDVSDASIVAEAVEVETDQETAEESAAETGGGEAADNEDGKPSEGGPTSIAASVEADVISEAVPQADQPEQSGEAASDNDRGMLEDVSASHSDEHEVESVGAEDALEEIRSRRKPVRRQYKIQEVIKRRQILLVQVVKEERGNKGAALTTYLSLAGRYSVLMPNTARGGGISRKITNAQDRKRLKEVVTDLDVPQGMGVILRTAGESRTKAEIKRDYEYLMRLWENVRSLTLQSTAPALVYEEGSLIKRSVRDLYNKDIDEILVSGEDGYREAKDFMRMLMPSHAKVVQPYRDTTPIFVRNGIEAQLDRMLQPQVTLKSGGYIIINQTEALVSIDVNSGRSTKEHSIEETALHTNLEAAEEVARQLRLRDLAGLIVIDFIDMEENRNNRAVEKRLKDHLKNDRARIQVGRISHFGLMEMSRQRIRASVLESTMKPCPHCGGTGHVRSDSSVALMVVRAIEEFLLKDSRSHIIVRTPAATALYVLNHKRANLVELEARFGLTITIEADETLGTQHYAIFRGAIAEKPEGFVEVRSLPAYVEPDEPEDEIIIEEEEEAAVQAEQPRQPQQQGQHQQRSEDGEGRDRKRRKRRRRRGGRDRDREHNGDVAAAPAEAGETSDDAADAPEEAAQEATDGGEAEATATDDASGKKRRRGKRGGKRNRRDDEASEAPAGDGEDEAAEDEDAAGEPAVAAAPEQPAAPAAANDDAEAVEKPKKPRRSRAKKAAEEAVAETVSESVAEAQVAPVAVEPEPAAAAAAEAEPAANAHPTRRKPQSIDAPVVPVVSSNVSEEAKAEDKPKRAGWWQRKGFF